The proteins below come from a single Salvelinus alpinus chromosome 18, SLU_Salpinus.1, whole genome shotgun sequence genomic window:
- the cplane1 gene encoding ciliogenesis and planar polarity effector 1 isoform X5 has product MELKLEVVLSSSIKRKKPWPRFCWLGLEKESVFLLDDKRISEINMVSGRTKKKTPKLQPLLPRVVTMAASQNGVWLAGLLVSGEMFLWSRDKDFLKTVAAVPTEAQLVTAAQGSGVCLSLVVSGDGMRVLLLTVTGQVFLWECVDVRDLSGVRDGTARGRWAQIQHPGNTALPSPKDKEASQHSIFVRGEAVGDICLSAFVFTSEVELSVTFLKIQWEEGQRSSPVGYSVRWVTKTYPMSCLTPPCRPVRSRGSLVPAFSPDGLLLAVVLNQRDPRATQVLFVSTQNFMIVSSGLGGCGSKKLVIPSKYVRSYWVGSVSWAAGGLYLACVLKRGSFLMLARLGGLLSLSTSGCNVDFGPAHFLPLHPLVTYRPPVSVGGAGVDPLSSSSLSVRDVLRQRYSVTWHPRLPYLIVSDGYMATVLRVPEQPSPATLLRALLHDTSQGLESASQALERTQPHARAWLESISCLNPSSSLQELRARATPVPTPTATATSTLPLFLQDQGGLGDTRELIQRVQALFEDDSDLEGPPAGSHVEDRGRLEFASMFDTLHALSDTLADLDPSPRPDPDASSADSERSPPTLPPELRGVQGSLLTAWALGVSLGGVVEQRECLLKHTVRCAVRFAALLRLISIPSSHTGKRKNSSVPFSSRLLQLLRSLLSFLPWGAPHTGGRSFLGLVVELTQQLVGLLLTSPPDLYQTGQASSEPSSQTLSTALLLLQLTSHSMDHTYSLQQKCAHTDVYCVLFLQEEGGGPSQQDLPLPQRPSSRLRGAWRAVYRHTLQYWEELKYRRSGTGWEEEQGRVSVILSQIQAALQGMGERLEEGPTLLSYTGEQHFLFGSYSESVQAWRAELWAERERDGPRSAFLETRLLLSLLYGLLFQYRLKEAQGLGDHMARLLLHQAGPHGDDSAHNAEEALPGSWLPEEVHREAACAVVQTLGRFMASYFTNQPLLILPPHSVDVLPPLHLPRAPGVGRLVPLCQEGVAGAVRGQQLSEVWTVGYALDLLLQGGLLPEATWLAHRLGDWKTAVSLGLAYTTYSTEHCDFTGLRWRELHLPAALEPVSLFQDQLESLLGRKARSEETQGDEENYKSFTDSLEGEDVELLQGSVQEILKASVMAGVDVLSQPLGALLDSAKDLSSCLPALVPMGLYLPAPPLYCPQPAPNTQDPSGGFGQLLEGASRHRVSGVLQRVLLLLRSARCSRPAAQWYISHLRRSRHRLDKIRQKYSQQQCVTKAFPEALMKFVTRSGFFRLGPSGDGTMDSVTIQTIICFRELCGLCWMLNVRDQLSMSCRKYQAARNHGRDPQVPADDSEVTAACEEALHWACRFLPFSRFLNAEEIIQDTLLSLVSELPPVTLVAETLVQAFPEEEESVRVPLREKYNSLLRRLRHCTVPASGQNGKKRDEEEGEEVMMILVQERLRQRRKDLKRLARHLAPLELYLWEREEEQDRRGGGQGAVALLERFSLGASLSNSTLTDCGRPLVYSDGDTAENSVALSPDLHSRPPHSISKRVRVQDRADKPGSQVEVVEGGSIQEEDQSCTGPAQDPAVGEDSPSLTLPVVGTWEFELEDEEYLRFLELFLSYVLEKDGPDPDAGSDPPLLKGFCSQLRERELHSLTFDVLTTLRRRQRDGRQATRRQGGSDVPVFRAGHCYKPVLVTTPSFLHSEPPTPRPSMSVSVLSLPGLRTGREQGLFGFSLQARPASPRPEPTPQRSRLGSKSSPSQSSVPWEQQSEGWAFGPLCSVEAVELQQELEPKLEAQFPGLGRLLEWMVRWADKKVLLGQPSRMKEREAGGGEVAGGGVVIRVKASAPAVLTALSMLEHRYTTALLGMDHYSANLQVPERQWTVAPVLQPEVGWKLERESSVDTGYPASAGTPITLPDQDPQHCELSYGSQTEGVERVTSQETSQLSDPVGVTLINPESGVADFPDNKLDLSAEKGEDSNADKALRSSASLAIPNISVHIKSLRPTQSPPGQALTLADLRCSEREEDIVSSQEEEENLLSHGSLRRPSDITEEVTRNITPSEGSGSDVPPRANFQPLPVAGPQAGAQAADSAPNGGLPQGSTNTTPASAPIQTLPAQTDPVRQLLQDELFRLVQLQQINFMSLMQVVGASFVNLPVSQNNTLPAQSNVPYPHPNAPLSHPNTLLPHLNLTPSQNNMSPMPQTQSSVQAPLASEPPSGGDRPTDQPPIHEMQPLAVHPEPLRDIQGETRTLISSSHGLQTTVDPTCSAPLLLPSGGSSQVPAPYSSGLKLLQLHPPLLSLQRHGNTAPVREAWGPPSERRPSTTVPPHLNPSQYDPAALRRAEERTREAERESTAPPSHLNLTQYAHYPSNQAPRNTLPPLQNPETRVERSRGAEPLHLPPTLPSHRPPPVHGLPLLRFHPDPRPPTTFALIPLPHSSRPLIVTPAATGHNPRLQLLQRDPGPPRMMLPEATPPARVPRLIPLGELMGWAAGRQRGAEARLQLLRVDPQAQNPTPATPSTSTNSSRRQKRQVERLKREGEKAEVTFRPEDSIILPRERNEDEPAEPVLGEGYVFPLGTFDSVLTGQGLVDRALSTAAELHAFASTHKRPPESHDACTNTDPASPHSDTGISAQPTVTSAASGPAALPPELFLNLRFPRDPPVHDTETSGEKRPERNTGRQFINVIDLEDGALLQELTSCPRPAVRDHNVNPSQPSPPTSAQLHLLAASVTNSAPSELTADTSTEDDQPQAQPDGFSVASLPPAHPEPSGDPVTRSLLQERRAPGRSLETHRGAPSRAPVIQASARLSEMDAQLAALQNIADHMESEFANTRLLVSTIETLGPAMAPERVEGRTPVNKTVTLAASPEGWRSHLSVHHDLELAGLRQEEEEEEEGPDSVVVSSAPWGGKQPFSLSPHTPAVQSTSTLHQPTPTGLWLSPVRPEPEQRVWDMGQGRHTWKRHWTAAQLSPLQQHSDLYHPT; this is encoded by the exons ATGGAGCTGAAGCTGGAGGTTGTGTTGTCATCGAGCATCAAACGGAAGAAACCATGGCCACGGTTCTGTTGGCTCGGATTG GAGAAGGAGTCTGTTTTCCTGCTGGATGACAAGCGGATCAGTGAGATCAACATGGTGTCTGGACGCACCAAGAAGAAGACCCCCAAGCTGCAGCCCCTGCTCCCCAGGGTGGTAACCATGGCCGCATCCCAGAACG GTGTGTGGCTTGCCGGATTGCTGGTCTCAGGAGAGATGTTTCTATGGAGCAGGGACAAAGACTTCTTGAAGACCGTGGCAGCAGTCCCGACAGAAGCTCAGCTTGTCACTGCAGCACAGG GGTCTGGCGTGTGCCTGTCTCTGGTGGTTTCAGGGGATGGGATGCGGGTGCTGCTGTTGACTGTGACAGGGCAGGTGTTCCTGTGGGAGTGTGTGGACGTGCGTGACCTGTCAGGGGTACGGGATGGTACTGCTAGAGGACGCTGGGCTCAGATACAGCACCCTGGAAACACTGCTCTGCCATCCCCAAAGGACAAGGAGGCATCTCAACACAGCATCTTCGTCAGAGGGGAG GCAGTGGGTGATATCTGCTTGTCAGCTTTTGTTTTCACCTCGGAGGTGGAGCTAAGTGTCACTTTCTTAAAGATCCAATGGGAGGAGGGTCAGAGGAGCAG TCCTGTGGGGTACAGTGTACGCTGGGTCACTAAGACATACCCCATGTCCTGCCTCACACCACCCTGTCGTCCAGTGAGGTCCAGGGGGTCACTGGTGCCAGCCTTCTCCCCTGATGGCCTGCTGTTAGCTGTAGTCCTGAACCAAAGAGACCCCAGGGCTACGCAGGTTCTCTTTGTCAGCACTCAGAACTTTATGATTGTCTCCAGTGGACTGGGGGGATGTGGCAGCAAGAAACTCGTCATTCCTTCTAAATATGTGAG GTCGTACTGGGTGGGCAGTGTGAGCTGGGCTGCGGGAGGGCTCTACCTGGCCTGTGTGCTGAAGAGGGGCTCCTTCCTCATGCTGGCTCGTCTGGGGGGgctgctctctctgtctacctcaggGTGCAATGTGGACTTTGGCCCTGCTCACTTCCTGCCCCTGCATCCGCTAGTCACTTACAG acCTCCAGTCTCTGTCGGGGGGGCTGGGGTTGACCCTCTGTCCAGCTCCAGCCTGTCTGTACGGGATGTCCTGAGACAGCGCTACTCGGTGACCTGGCACCCGCGGCTTCCCTACCTCATTGTGTCTGATGGCTACATGGCCACAGTGCTGCGGGTACCTGAGCAGCCCTCCCCCGCCACCCTCCTCAGGGCTCTGCTGCACGACACCAGCCAGGGCCTGGAGAGTGCCAGCCAGGCACTGGAGCGAACACAG CCCCATGCCAGGGCGTGGCTGGAGTCCATATCCTGTCTGAATCCTAGTAGCAGTCTGCAGGAGCTGAGAGCCAGGGCCACACCTGTACCTACCCCAACAGCCACAGCTACATCCACCCTGCCCCTCTTCCTGCAGGACCAGGGAGGCCTGGGGGACACCAGGGAGCTGATCCAGAGAGTTCAG GCTTTGTTTGAGGATGACTCTGATCTTGAAGGACCGCCCGCTGGTTCACATGTGGAGGACCGAGGACGGCTGGAGTTTGCCTCCATGTTCGACACCCTCCATGCCCTCTCAGACACCCTGGCTGATCTTGACCCCAGTCCTCGCCCTGACCCTGATGCTAGCTCTGCGGACTCAGAGAGGAGTCCCCCAACCCTCCCTCCTGAGCTCCGGGGGGTCCAGGGCAGCTTGCTGACAGCGTGGGCTCTGGGTGTGTCATTAGGTGGCGTTGTGGAGCAGAGAGAGTGTCTGCTGAAGCACACGGTCCGCTGTGCGGTCCGCTTCGCTGCTCTCCTCCGTCTAATTTCCATCCCCAGCTCCCACACGGGAAAGAGAAAGAACAGCTCCGTTCCCTTCTCCTCCCGCCTCCTCCAGCTCCTCAGAagccttctctctttcctcccctggGGTGCCCCTCACACAGGGGGGAGGAGTTTCTTGGGTTTGGTTGTGGAGCTTACTCAACAGCTAGTGGGTCTGCTCCTCACCTCGCCCCCTGACCTCTATCAGACTGGCCAGGCTAGCTCTGAGCCCTCCTCCCAGACCCTGTCCACAGCTCTGCTCCTCCTGCAGCTGACCTCCCACAGTATGGACCACACCTACAGCCTCCAGCAGAAATGTGCCCACACAGATGTCTACTGTGTGCTATTCCtgcaggaggagggaggggggccaTCACAACAGGATCTGCCTCTCCCCCAGCGGCCCTCTAGCAG GTTGCGGGGAGCGTGGCGTGCAGTATACAGGCACACCCTGCAGTACTGGGAGGAGCTGAAGTACCGTAGGAGTGGTACGGGCTGGGAGGAGGAGCAGGGCCGTGTGTCTGTCATCCTGTCCCAGATCCAGGCAGCTCTACAGGGGATGGGAGAAAGGCTGGAGGAAGGGCCCACTCTGCTGAGCTATACAG GGGAACAGCACTTCCTGTTTGGTTCCTACTCAGAGAGTGTTCAGGCTTGGAGAGCTGAGctgtgggcagagagagagagag ATGGGCCTCGGAGTGCGTTCTTGGAGACACGTCTGTTGCTGTCCCTGCTGTATGGACTGCTGTTCCAGTACCGTCTGAAAGAGGCCCAGGGGCTGGGGGACCACATGGCCCGTCTGCTACTCCATCAGGCTGGACCACATGGGGACGATAGTGCCCACAACGCTG AGGAGGCTCTTCCTGGCTCCTGGCTGCCTGAAGAGGTCCACAGGGAGGCAGCCTGTGCTGTAGTACAGACTCTGGGAAGGTTCATGGCCTCATATTTCACCAACCAGCCCCTTCTCATCCTGCCCCCTCACAGTGTGGATGTACTGCCTCCCTTACACCTCCCCCGTG CCCCAGGTGTTGGGCGCCTGGTGCCCCTGTGCCAGGAGGGCGTGGCAGGGGCGGTGCGGGGTCAGCAGCTgtcagaggtgtggacggtgggCTATGCCCTGGACCTGCTGCTACAAGGGGGGCTGCTGCCGGAGGCCACCTGGCTGGCTCATCGTCTGGGGGACTGGAAGACTGCAGTCTCCCTGGGCCTGGCTTACACCACCTACTCCACAGAGCACTGCGACTTCACCGg GCTCAGGTGGCGAGAACTACATCTCCCAGCAGCCCTTGAGCCTGTGAGCCTCTTTCAAGATCAGCTAGAGTCTCTACTGGGCAGGAAGGCCAGGTCAGAGGAGACCCAAGGAGACGAGGAGAACTACAAGAGCTTCACAG actcTCTGGAGGGTGAGGACGTGGAGTTGTTGCAGGGTTCAGTGCAGGAGATCCTGAAGGCGTCAGTCATGGCTGGGGTAGATGTGTTGTCCCAGCCCCTGGGTGCTCTACTGGACTCAGCCAAAGACCTGTCCTCCTGCCTTCCTGCTCTGGTGCCTATGGGCCTGTACCTGCCTGCACCGCCACTCTACTGCCCCCAGCCTGCACCCAACACACAG GACCCGTCAGGGGGGTTTGGGCAGCTGTTGGAGGGGGCGTCCCGTCACAGGGTGTCAGGGGTCCTCCAGAGGGTGCTGCTGCTCCTGAGGTCTGCCCGCTGCTCCCGTCCAGCTGCCCAGTGGTACATCAGCCACCTGCGACGCTCCCGACATCGCCTAGACAAG ATCCGTCAGAAGTACTCCCAGCAGCAGTGTGTGACCAAGGCCTTCCCAGAGGCTCTGATGAAGTTTGTGACCCGCAGTGGATTCTTCAGACTGGGACCCAGTGGGGACGGAACCATGGACTCTGTCACTATACAAACTATCA tctgcttcagggagctgtgtGGCCTGTGTTGGATGCTGAATGTCAGAGACCAGCTCTCAATGTCTTGCAGGAAGTATCAGGCTGCAAGGAACCATGGGAGAGATCCCCAG GTCCCAGCAGATGACAGCGAGGTGACCGCAGCCTGCGAGGAGGCTCTCCACTGGGCCTGTCGTTTCCTTCCCTTCTCCCGATTCCTCAATGCTGAGGAGATCATCCAGGACACCCTCCTCAGCTTGGTCTCTGAACTACCCCCTGTAACCCTG GTGGCAGAGACTCTGGTGCAGGCCTTCCCTGAGGAGGAGGAGTCAGTCAGGGTCCCTCTGAGAGAGAAGTACAACTCACTCCTGCGGAGACTGAGGCACTGCACTGTCCCAG cCTCAGGACAGAACGGTaagaagagggatgaggaggagggagaggaggtgatgATGATTCTGGTGCAGGAGCGGCTCAGACAGAGGAGGAAGGACCTGAAGCGTCTGGCCAGGCACCTGGCTCCCCTGGAGCTCTACCtatgggagagggaggaggagcaggacaggaggggaggagggcaGGGGGCTGTAGCCCTGCTAGAGAGATTCTCCCTGGGGGCCAGTCTGAGTAACAGCACCCTGACGGACTGTGGGCGCCCCCTGGTGTACAGCGATGGAGACACGGCCGAGAACTCCGTGGCTCTCTCTCCTGACCTGCACAGCAGGCCTCCTCACAG CATCAGCAAGAGAGTGAGGGTGCAGGACCGAGCAGACAAGCCTGGAAGTCAAGTAGAAGTAGTTGAGGGTGGGAGCATCCAGGAGGAAGACCAGAGCTGCACGGGCCCAGCCCAGGACCCTGCTGTGGGGGAGGACAGCCCCTCTCTGACCCTGCCCGTGGTGGGGACCTGGGAGTTTGAGCTGGAGGATGAGGAGTACCTGCGTTTCCTGGAGCTCTTCCTCAGCTACGTGTTGGAGAAGGACGGCCCTGACCCAGACGCAGGCAGTGACCCTCCCCTGCTGAAGGGCTTCTGTAGCCagctgagagagcgagagctgcACTCCCTCACCTTCGATGTCCTCACCACCCTCCGCCGTCGCCAGAGAGATGGGCGCCAAGCGACCAGGAGGCAGGGGGGCAGTGACGTCCCCGTGTTCAGAGCAGGACACTGCTACAAACCAGTACTCGTTACCACCCCTTCGTTTCTCCACAGTGAGCCCCCTACACCCAGACCCAGCATGTCTGTCAGTGTCCTGTCTCTTCCTGGGCTCAGGACCGGCAGGGAGCAGGGGTTGTTTGGCTTCAGTCTGCAGGCCAGGCCAGCCAGCCCACGTCCAGAACCCACACCTCAAAGAAGCCGCCTCGGCTCGAAGTCTAGCCCCAGTCAGAGTTCTGTTCCCTGGGAGCAACAATCGGAGGGCTGGGCGTTCGGGCCCCTGTGCTCCGTGGAGGCTGTAGAACTGCAGCAGGAGCTGGAGCCCAAGCTGGAGGCCCAGTTCCCAGGGCTGGGCAGGCTTCTGGAGTGGATGGTGCGCTGGGCCGATAAGAAGGTGTTGCTGGGACAACCCAGCcggatgaaggagagggaggcGGGTGGAGGAGAAGTAGCTGGAGGTGGGGTGGTTATTCGGGTCAAAGCCTCGGCTCCTGCGGTGCTCACGGCCCTCAGCATGTTGGAGCACAGGTACACCACCGCCCTGCTAGGCATGGACCACTACAGCGCAAATTTACAG GTTCCAGAGAGGCAGTGGACAGTGGCTCCAGTGTTGCAGCCTGAGGTGGGCTGGAAGCTGGAGAGGGAGAGCAGTGTGGATACAGGTTACCCTGCATCAGCTGGCACACCCATTACTCTGCCAGACCAGGATCCCCAACACTGCGAACTGTCCTA TGGGTCACAGACTGAGGGGGTGGAACGAGTGACATCCCAAGAGACCTCACAGCTTTCTGACCCTGTGGGAGTGACCTTAATAAACCCTGAGAGTGGGGTGGCAGACTTCCCAGACAACAAGCTTGACCTTTCTGCTGAAAAAGGAGAGGACAGCAATGCTGACAAGGCCTTGAGGTCATCAGCCTCTCTCGCCATCCCCAACATCTCTGTCCACATCAAGAGCCTCCGTCCAACACAGAGCCCACCAGGCCAG GCATTAACGCTGGCAGATCTACGGTGCTCAGAGAGGGAAGAGGACATTGTCAGCTCTCA agaggaggaagagaatctGCTGTCTCATGGCTCCCTGAGAAGACCATCAGATATTACTGAAGAAGTGACAAGAAATAT AACTCCGAGTGAGGGTTCAGGATCAGACGTCCCTCCCCGTGCCAACTTCCAACCCCTTCCCGTGGCAGGGCCTCAGGCTGGGGCTCAGGCAGCAGACTCTGCCCCTAACGGTGGGCTGCCCCAGGGGAGCACCAATACGACCCCTGCCTCTGCTCCCATCCAGACCCTGCCTGCCCAGACAGACCCTGTCAGACAGCTCTTGCAGGATGAGCTATTCAGACTGGTCCag TTGCAGCAGATCAACTTCATGAGTTTGATGCAGGTGGTCGGAGCGTCGTTTGTCAACCTCCCAGTGTCACAGAACAACACACTCCCGGCCCAGTCCAATGTGCCCTATCCACACCCCAATGCGCCCCTGTCCCACCCTAACACTCTCCTCCCTCACCTGAATCTGACCCCCTCCCAGAACAACATGTCCCCTATGCCCCAGACCCAGAGCTCGGTTCAGGCCCCTCTAGCCTCGGAGCCCCCGTCTGGGGGAGACAGACCCACAGACCAACCCCCCATCCACGAAATGCAGCCATTGGCCGTCCACCCTGAGCCGTTGAGAGATATCCAGGGGGAGACCAGGACGTTGATCTCATCCTCTCATGGGCTTCAGACCACTGTGGACCCCACCTGCAGTGCCCCTCTGCTACTGCCCTCTGGTGGTAGCTCACAGGTTCCTGCTCCCTACAGCTCAGGACTGAAGCTCCTTCAGCTGCACCCTCCCCTGCTGTCTCTCCAGCGGCATGGTAACACGGCCCCTGTACGTGAGGCCTGGGGACCCCCGTCTGAGAGGAGACCCAGCACTACTGTGCCCCCCCACCTGAACCCCAGCCAGTATGACCCAGCCGCTctgaggagggcagaggagagaacgagggaggcagagagagagtccACCGCGCCACCATCACACCTCAATCTGACACAGTATGCCCACTATCCCTCCAACCAGGCCCCCAGGAACACACTGCCCCCGCTCCAGAATCCAGAGACCAGGGTGGAGAGGTCCAGAGGGGCTGAGCCCCTTCACCTCCCTCCTACCCTCCCATCCCACAGACCTCCCCCTGTCCACGGCCTCCCCCTCCTCCGCTTCCACCCTGACCCACGCCCCCCTACGACCTTCGCCCTCATACCCCTCCCACACTCCTCCAGACCCCTGATTGTCACCCCAGCAGCCACGGGCCACAACCCCAGACTACAGTTACTCCAGAGAGACCCAGGCCCTCCTAGGATGATGCTGCCCGAAGCCACCCCTCCGGCCCGCGTGCCACGTCTCATCCCTCTGGGGGAGCTGATGGGCTGGGctgcagggagacagaggggggcaGAGGCCAGACTCCAACTCCTCAGAGTGGACCCACAGGCACAGAACCCTACCCCAGCAACACCCTCCACCAGCACCAACTCCAGCAGGAGGCAGAAGAGACAAGTGGAGAggttgaagagagagggagagaaagcagaGGTCACATTTAGACCAGAGGACTCCATCATACTCCCGCGAGAGCGCAATGAGGACGAGCCTGCAGAGCCTGTTCTTGGGGAGGGCTATGTCTTTCCTCTTGGGACCTTTGACTCCGTGCTGACTGGTCAGGGATTGGTGGACAGGGCACTGTCTACTGCAGCTGAGCTCCATGCCTTTGCCTCTACACACAAGAGGCCTCCTGAGAGCCACGATGCTTGTACCAACACAGACCCAGCTTCTCCTCACTCAGATACAGGCATTTCTGCCCAACCTACTGTCACTTCTGCTGCTTCTGGACCTGCTGCTCTCCCTCCTGAATTGTTCCTGAATCTGCGGTTCCCTAGAGACCCTCCTGTCCACGACACAGAGACATCGGGGGAGAAACGACCAGAGAGAAACACG GGTCGTCAGTTCATAAATGTGATAGATCTGGAGGATGGGGCTCTGCTACAGGAGTTGACATCGTGCCCCCGCCCTGCGGTGCGGGATCATAACGTCAACCCCTCTCagccctctccccccacctcgGCACAGCTCCACCTGCTGGCAGCCTCCGTCACCAACTCAGCCCCTTCGGAACTCACTGCAGACACCAGCACAGAGGACGACCAACCCCAAGCTCAGCCAGATG gCTTCTCTGTAGCGTCCCTTCCACCTGCCCACCCTGAGCCCAGTGGAGACCCAGTGACTCGCAGTCTGCTGCAGGAGAGGAGAGCCCCAGGCCGCTCCCTGGAGACCCATCGCGGAGCTCCGTCCAGGGCCCCAGTGATCCAGGCGTCTGCCCGTCTGTCTGAGATGGACGCCCAGCTAGCTGCCTTGCAGAATATTGCAGATCACATGGAGAGCGAGTTTGCCAATACCAGACTG CTGGTGAGCACCATTGAGACTCTGGGTCCTGCCATGGCTCCTG